The following proteins come from a genomic window of Chloracidobacterium sp.:
- a CDS encoding pyridoxal-phosphate dependent enzyme, with protein sequence APSMSKSLAAGRRTGVQQVRTIADTLAPRSVSDLTYGITRQYVDTIHLIDDRQMVQAMRWLWAECNQIVEPAGAAVVAALLDGGVPLGKYECPVALICGGNAAAESVFASYQQAADMLMGIN encoded by the coding sequence GCGCGCCTTCGATGAGCAAGAGCCTCGCCGCCGGCCGCCGGACGGGCGTCCAACAGGTACGCACCATCGCCGACACGCTGGCGCCGCGTAGCGTCAGCGACCTGACCTATGGCATCACGCGCCAGTACGTGGATACGATTCACCTTATTGACGACCGCCAGATGGTGCAGGCGATGCGCTGGCTCTGGGCTGAATGTAACCAGATCGTTGAGCCGGCCGGCGCGGCAGTTGTAGCAGCGTTGTTGGACGGCGGCGTGCCGTTGGGCAAATACGAGTGTCCCGTGGCGCTCATCTGCGGCGGCAACGCAGCGGCAGAGAGCGTGTTTGCCTCTTACCAGCAGGCGGCCGACATGCTGATGGGCATCAACTAG